From the genome of Geminocystis herdmanii PCC 6308, one region includes:
- the grpE gene encoding nucleotide exchange factor GrpE: MNDRSNPENKPLKATERVSNTKPKPRLFSQEELNSSPWGKFILFLNQSYDNFIPHNFDKQKRQLKIVEIQKKILTILESKQYQTWNNLLDNLDFNDYEYDIAENFCFHLSHKYSDDNIEKFLEKWENYLTNFVSLFEHYFNNIEAPDLVKLNQIADIIDQFNKSKERTFWFIILLPKFIDDNSKKILINCIGYQEIIKFGAFEDLKEFGYKLQKKFALTRTAIKDRTAQNLVQELGEVESKFKGEIQQLELKIKQLENELEETQRNSFQNAVYDLAKSLQDNQQQPVLSQLFILYKKLDNCLENNESLSPTDTLTYFITIESLLTAFKQLNISQFPEKIEGTFEITGEDLDNNKYNYTSGSQFVSKDDKKIVKCIAPGWKVDDRIVTPAKVEEA, from the coding sequence ATGAACGATCGATCGAATCCAGAGAATAAACCATTAAAAGCTACGGAAAGAGTCAGTAATACAAAACCAAAACCTCGTCTTTTTTCTCAAGAGGAGTTAAATTCATCTCCTTGGGGAAAATTCATCTTATTTTTAAATCAATCTTACGATAATTTTATTCCTCATAATTTTGATAAACAAAAAAGACAATTAAAAATAGTAGAAATTCAGAAAAAAATTCTTACAATTTTAGAAAGTAAACAATATCAGACGTGGAATAATTTACTTGATAATCTGGATTTTAATGATTATGAATATGATATTGCTGAAAATTTCTGTTTTCATCTTTCTCACAAATATTCCGATGATAATATTGAAAAATTTTTGGAAAAATGGGAAAATTATTTGACTAATTTTGTCAGTTTATTTGAACATTATTTTAACAATATTGAAGCCCCAGATTTAGTTAAATTAAATCAAATAGCAGATATTATTGATCAATTTAATAAGTCGAAAGAACGTACTTTTTGGTTTATTATTTTGTTACCTAAATTTATCGATGATAACTCTAAAAAAATATTAATTAACTGTATTGGTTATCAAGAAATAATTAAGTTTGGGGCTTTTGAAGACTTAAAAGAATTTGGTTATAAACTACAAAAAAAGTTTGCTTTAACTCGTACCGCTATTAAAGATCGTACTGCTCAAAATTTAGTACAGGAATTAGGGGAAGTTGAGAGTAAATTTAAGGGCGAAATACAACAGCTAGAATTGAAGATTAAACAGTTAGAAAATGAGTTAGAAGAAACTCAAAGAAATTCTTTTCAAAATGCTGTTTATGATTTGGCAAAATCTTTACAGGATAATCAACAACAACCAGTATTAAGTCAATTATTTATTCTTTATAAAAAGCTAGATAATTGTTTAGAAAATAATGAGAGTTTATCCCCTACGGATACTTTAACTTACTTTATCACGATCGAATCTTTATTGACGGCATTTAAACAGTTAAATATTAGTCAATTTCCCGAAAAAATTGAGGGAACTTTTGAGATTACGGGGGAAGATTTAGATAACAATAAATATAACTACACATCTGGCTCTCAATTTGTGAGTAAAGACGATAAAAAAATTGTCAAATGTATTGCCCCCGGTTGGAAAGTGGACGATCGAATTGTGACTCCTGCCAAAGTAGAAGAAGCATAA
- a CDS encoding mannose-1-phosphate guanylyltransferase yields MTTQKFIPVILAGGKGERFWPLSRLQYPKQFLCLDRTGKSLLQNTALRLLSLAGGWENIIVITSELLAEGVKQQLPELPIENILVEPEGKDTAPAITWASLYINSHYGEDSVIGFFPADHYIGNQPEFERIINLGVNFANQNEVIMTLGIKPDYPSTGYGYIEQGEVATEKDNTPIYRVTRFTEKPDRTTAEKFIATGRYSWNSGMFIFKTQVVLKELAKYAPEILQPLQEKGKQAYNNLEKISIDYALMEKTTLAHIIPADFDWDDLGDWNALERLLTSEDNNIVIGNHINFETNNSIIYNNQEDEIIMTIGLEDVVIVRQGNATLVVNKNKTQDIKKALKLLQQKKESQNFL; encoded by the coding sequence ATGACTACTCAAAAATTTATCCCCGTGATTTTAGCCGGAGGCAAAGGCGAAAGATTTTGGCCTCTAAGTCGTTTACAATATCCTAAACAATTTCTTTGTCTCGATCGAACTGGAAAAAGTTTATTACAAAATACCGCCCTTCGTTTACTATCCTTAGCAGGAGGTTGGGAAAATATCATCGTCATCACCTCCGAATTATTAGCCGAAGGAGTCAAGCAACAATTACCAGAATTACCTATAGAGAATATTTTAGTCGAACCCGAAGGAAAAGACACCGCCCCCGCCATCACTTGGGCTAGTCTATATATTAATAGTCACTATGGAGAAGACTCCGTTATCGGCTTTTTCCCAGCCGATCATTATATTGGTAATCAACCAGAATTTGAGAGAATCATCAATCTTGGGGTTAATTTTGCGAACCAAAACGAAGTCATTATGACTTTAGGTATCAAACCTGATTATCCTAGCACGGGTTACGGCTATATTGAGCAAGGAGAAGTTGCCACAGAAAAAGACAATACCCCCATTTATAGAGTAACTCGTTTTACCGAAAAGCCCGATCGAACTACTGCCGAAAAATTTATTGCCACGGGTAGATATAGTTGGAATAGCGGAATGTTTATCTTTAAAACCCAAGTGGTATTAAAAGAATTAGCTAAATATGCGCCCGAAATTTTACAACCATTGCAAGAAAAAGGAAAACAAGCCTATAACAATCTCGAAAAAATTAGCATTGATTACGCCTTAATGGAAAAAACCACCCTTGCGCATATCATCCCCGCCGATTTTGATTGGGATGATTTAGGCGATTGGAATGCCTTAGAAAGATTATTAACCAGTGAAGATAATAACATCGTCATCGGCAATCATATCAATTTCGAGACAAATAACTCGATTATTTATAACAATCAAGAGGATGAAATTATTATGACGATAGGCTTAGAAGATGTGGTGATAGTTAGACAGGGTAACGCAACCCTAGTAGTTAACAAAAATAAAACCCAAGACATCAAAAAAGCCTTGAAACTTTTGCAACAAAAAAAAGAGAGTCAAAATTTTCTTTAA
- the rpiA gene encoding ribose-5-phosphate isomerase RpiA has product MTTDPVIIMKQEVGKIAASKVQSNSIVGLGTGSTTAYAIQYIGERLANGDLTNIVGIPTSFQAEVLAKQYGIPLTTLDAIDHIDVAIDGADEVDPHKNLIKGGGAAHTREKVVDSLAKEFIVVVDGGKLVDQLGSTFLLPVEVIPMAVTPVMRQLADLGGKPELRMGIRKAGPVVTDQGNLVIDVKFDRIDNPAELEMKINNLPGVLENGLFVGVADVILVGEIIDGKPSVREF; this is encoded by the coding sequence ATGACTACAGACCCAGTAATAATAATGAAACAAGAAGTAGGCAAAATCGCTGCTTCTAAGGTACAATCTAATTCGATCGTAGGACTGGGAACAGGTTCAACTACAGCCTACGCCATTCAATATATCGGGGAAAGACTAGCTAACGGTGATTTAACTAATATTGTTGGTATTCCGACTTCCTTTCAAGCGGAAGTTTTAGCTAAACAATACGGTATTCCTTTAACGACTCTGGATGCGATCGATCATATAGATGTCGCCATTGATGGTGCAGACGAAGTTGATCCTCACAAAAACTTAATCAAAGGGGGAGGCGCTGCGCATACTAGGGAGAAAGTAGTGGACAGTTTAGCAAAAGAATTTATCGTAGTGGTAGATGGTGGTAAGTTAGTTGATCAGTTAGGCTCAACTTTTTTGTTACCTGTAGAAGTTATCCCCATGGCGGTTACTCCTGTGATGCGTCAATTAGCGGATTTAGGCGGTAAACCTGAGTTAAGAATGGGTATCAGAAAAGCTGGTCCAGTGGTGACAGATCAAGGTAATCTAGTTATTGATGTTAAGTTCGATCGCATTGACAACCCTGCGGAGTTAGAAATGAAAATTAATAACCTACCCGGAGTATTGGAAAATGGTTTATTTGTCGGAGTTGCCGATGTAATTCTTGTCGGAGAAATTATCGATGGAAAACCCTCGGTGAGAGAGTTTTAA
- a CDS encoding SLC13 family permease codes for MDISPIFLTITVLIIALIAFIAEWLPVDLTALSITVVLMLLGLVTPNEGISGFGNSATITVMAMFILSAGITKTGILNVVRDWLIKWGGKNPSRQIFTLGMVVGPISAFINNTAVVAIFLPIVEQWSKQTKTSVSKLLIPMSFMTILGGLITLIGTSTNILASGVAVQLGYPEFTIFQFTALGLPVFFIGLVYISLAAPKLLPARKPAGGESLSEDYELKEYVSEMIIPPNSSLIGQTLRSSEIQRKFDLDVLEIIRNDEHFPPPLADKVLALGDILLVRGSRNSLLNIKDERGVEILADFKFNSTEMEKENSQEAEKIAEVLILSNSRLIGTTLKDLRFRQRYNCTVLAIRRGEELIRERLGKVTLKFGDLLLIQAPKESFIGLQTTRELLVLEEKNRESLRQEKVWISLGIIVGVILISAFDIVPILVSSLAGVILMVITGCLKPGEIYGSVRWDIIFLLAGLIPLGIAMDNSGTNQWLADNLLRVAGNFSPYWILVLFYFSTSMLTEVLSNNAAVVLMIPIAVKVAESMGLDALSFMYVVTFAASNSYLAPIGYQTNTMIYAPGGYKFLDYTRVGLPLTITLTIIVPLLVMKIYGI; via the coding sequence ATGGATATATCACCAATCTTTCTCACCATCACCGTTTTAATCATTGCCTTAATCGCCTTCATCGCTGAATGGTTGCCCGTTGACTTAACCGCTTTATCTATTACAGTAGTGTTAATGTTATTAGGATTAGTAACCCCCAATGAAGGTATCTCAGGATTCGGCAACTCCGCCACTATTACCGTTATGGCAATGTTTATCCTTAGCGCAGGTATCACCAAAACAGGAATCTTAAACGTAGTTAGAGATTGGTTAATTAAGTGGGGAGGAAAAAACCCCTCTCGACAGATTTTCACCTTAGGAATGGTAGTAGGACCTATTAGTGCTTTTATCAATAATACCGCAGTGGTAGCGATTTTTTTGCCCATCGTCGAACAATGGAGTAAACAAACAAAAACCTCCGTTTCTAAACTCTTAATTCCCATGTCTTTTATGACAATATTAGGAGGGTTAATTACTCTAATCGGCACATCTACCAACATTTTAGCCAGTGGTGTCGCCGTACAATTAGGCTATCCTGAGTTTACTATCTTTCAATTTACCGCTTTAGGTTTACCCGTCTTCTTTATTGGTTTAGTTTATATTTCTTTAGCCGCCCCAAAATTATTACCTGCCAGAAAACCAGCAGGAGGAGAGTCTTTAAGTGAAGATTACGAATTAAAAGAATACGTCAGTGAAATGATTATTCCCCCTAACTCCAGTTTAATCGGGCAAACATTACGCAGTAGTGAAATTCAGAGAAAATTTGATTTAGATGTCTTAGAAATAATCCGTAACGATGAGCATTTCCCCCCCCCCTTAGCTGACAAAGTTTTAGCTTTAGGAGATATTTTATTAGTCAGAGGAAGTCGCAATAGTTTACTTAATATTAAAGATGAAAGAGGAGTAGAAATTTTAGCAGATTTTAAATTTAACTCAACAGAAATGGAGAAAGAAAATAGTCAAGAAGCAGAAAAAATTGCAGAGGTTTTAATACTATCTAATTCTCGTTTAATTGGTACAACTTTAAAAGATTTGCGTTTTCGTCAACGGTATAATTGTACAGTATTAGCTATTAGACGAGGAGAAGAGTTAATTAGAGAAAGACTAGGAAAAGTTACTTTAAAATTTGGAGATTTATTATTAATTCAAGCACCAAAAGAGAGTTTTATTGGTTTACAAACTACTAGGGAATTATTAGTTTTAGAAGAAAAAAATAGGGAAAGTTTAAGACAAGAAAAAGTTTGGATTTCTTTAGGGATTATTGTGGGAGTTATTTTAATTTCCGCTTTTGATATTGTACCGATTTTAGTCAGTAGTTTAGCAGGGGTTATCTTAATGGTAATTACTGGATGTCTTAAACCGGGGGAAATTTATGGCTCGGTACGATGGGATATTATTTTCTTATTAGCAGGATTAATCCCCCTTGGTATTGCTATGGATAATTCGGGTACAAATCAATGGTTAGCAGACAATTTGTTAAGAGTAGCTGGAAATTTCTCTCCTTATTGGATTCTCGTGTTATTCTATTTTTCGACTTCCATGTTAACGGAGGTTTTATCGAATAATGCTGCAGTGGTTTTAATGATACCCATTGCGGTTAAGGTTGCTGAAAGTATGGGATTAGATGCTTTATCTTTTATGTATGTGGTAACGTTTGCGGCTTCTAATAGTTATTTAGCTCCGATCGGATACCAAACCAATACAATGATATACGCTCCCGGTGGTTATAAATTTTTAGACTATACCCGTGTTGGTTTACCTTTGACAATTACTTTAACTATTATTGTTCCTTTATTAGTCATGAAAATTTACGGCATTTAA
- the menB gene encoding 1,4-dihydroxy-2-naphthoyl-CoA synthase, whose translation MSVNWENIGQYQDILYFKYDGIAKIVINRPHKRNAFRPQTVFELYSAFCDAREDQTIGVILLTGAGPHTDGKYAFCSGGDQSVRGKAGYIGNDGVPRLNVLDLQRLIRTIPKVVIALVGGYAIGGGHVLHLICDLSIAADNAIFGQTGPKVGSFDGGFGASYLARIVGQKKAREIWFLCRQYNAQEALDMGLVNTVVPIEQLEPEGIKWAQEILEKSPTAIRCLKSAFNADCDGQAGLQELAGNATLLYYLTEEGTEGKQAFLEKRSPNFRQYPWLP comes from the coding sequence ATGAGTGTAAACTGGGAAAATATTGGACAATATCAGGATATTTTATATTTTAAATATGATGGTATTGCCAAAATAGTTATTAATCGTCCCCATAAACGTAACGCTTTTCGACCACAAACTGTATTTGAACTTTACTCAGCTTTTTGTGATGCCAGAGAAGATCAAACTATTGGAGTCATTTTGCTTACGGGTGCAGGTCCTCATACTGACGGCAAATACGCTTTTTGCTCAGGGGGAGATCAAAGTGTCAGGGGTAAAGCAGGATATATCGGCAATGATGGTGTACCCCGTTTAAATGTTTTAGATTTACAACGCTTAATCCGCACCATTCCTAAAGTAGTTATCGCCTTAGTGGGCGGATATGCCATCGGAGGTGGTCATGTATTGCATTTGATTTGTGATCTCTCGATCGCCGCCGATAACGCCATTTTCGGGCAAACAGGACCAAAAGTAGGGAGTTTTGACGGTGGTTTTGGTGCTAGTTATCTCGCTCGTATCGTCGGACAAAAAAAAGCTAGGGAAATCTGGTTTTTGTGCCGTCAATACAATGCTCAGGAAGCCTTAGATATGGGATTAGTTAATACGGTTGTTCCCATTGAGCAATTAGAACCTGAAGGCATTAAATGGGCGCAAGAAATCCTCGAAAAAAGTCCTACGGCGATTCGTTGCTTAAAATCCGCTTTCAATGCTGATTGTGATGGACAAGCAGGGTTACAAGAATTAGCAGGAAATGCTACTTTACTATATTATCTCACAGAAGAAGGTACAGAAGGAAAACAGGCTTTTTTAGAGAAGCGATCGCCAAATTTTCGTCAATATCCTTGGCTACCCTAA
- a CDS encoding DUF29 domain-containing protein — MVAQLIKNQTNLYDTDYHLWILETVKKLENGDFNSVDWENLIEEVLGLSRSDKRKLESLLMRLMEHLLKLGYWELEKETNKGHWQGEIRNFRKLIKKELKASPSLKRYLQEIFEESYQDSREIVSDKSQLPLNTFPEKPIASLEEILDENWLP; from the coding sequence ATGGTAGCCCAATTAATCAAAAACCAAACAAATTTGTACGATACTGACTATCATCTTTGGATATTAGAAACCGTTAAAAAACTAGAAAATGGTGATTTTAATTCTGTAGATTGGGAAAATTTAATTGAAGAGGTATTAGGTTTGAGTCGAAGTGATAAAAGAAAACTGGAAAGTCTGTTAATGAGGTTAATGGAACATCTTTTGAAGTTGGGTTATTGGGAATTAGAAAAAGAAACAAATAAAGGGCATTGGCAAGGAGAAATCCGTAATTTTCGTAAACTAATCAAAAAAGAATTAAAAGCGAGTCCGAGTCTTAAACGCTATTTACAAGAGATATTTGAAGAATCTTATCAAGATAGTCGAGAAATTGTCAGCGATAAATCTCAACTACCTCTTAATACCTTTCCCGAAAAGCCCATAGCATCTTTAGAAGAAATTCTCGATGAAAACTGGCTTCCCTAA
- a CDS encoding 2-phosphosulfolactate phosphatase family protein: MKISVYHTPESTPDNDIPDCAIVIDVLRATTTINTALNNGVKSVKAFSDVDLLLAESSLLPRDSYLTLGERGGKKVDRCDFGNSPLDCTRETVANKQLFITTTNGTRALQRVKEASTLITGAIINYSAVVNYVKTAQPETVWLLGSGWEGGYSLEDTVCAGAIASGLVDLSDTESIGNDEVVASIALYHQWKDNLLGLFRLSSHGQRLLKLNLDDDLKYCSEPNIISTFGIQTEKGVLTLHTT, encoded by the coding sequence GTGAAAATTTCTGTTTATCATACCCCAGAATCTACTCCCGATAATGATATTCCTGATTGTGCCATCGTGATTGATGTATTGAGAGCTACAACAACTATTAATACTGCTTTAAATAATGGTGTAAAATCTGTCAAGGCTTTTAGTGATGTAGATTTATTATTAGCAGAAAGTAGTCTTTTACCAAGGGATTCCTATTTAACTTTAGGGGAAAGAGGAGGTAAAAAAGTCGATCGATGCGATTTTGGTAATTCTCCTTTAGACTGTACTAGGGAAACTGTGGCAAATAAACAATTATTTATTACTACAACTAACGGCACTCGTGCGTTACAAAGAGTTAAAGAGGCTTCTACTTTAATCACAGGAGCGATTATTAATTATAGTGCCGTGGTGAATTATGTAAAAACAGCACAACCTGAAACTGTTTGGTTACTTGGTTCGGGATGGGAAGGTGGTTATTCTTTAGAGGATACCGTATGCGCAGGAGCGATCGCATCTGGATTAGTTGATTTAAGTGATACGGAGTCGATTGGTAATGATGAAGTAGTAGCTTCGATCGCGCTGTATCATCAATGGAAAGATAATTTATTGGGATTATTTCGTTTATCCAGTCATGGACAAAGATTATTAAAATTAAATTTAGATGATGATTTAAAATATTGTTCTGAGCCTAATATTATCTCTACTTTTGGCATCCAAACCGAAAAAGGTGTTTTGACTTTACATACTACTTAA
- a CDS encoding shikimate kinase, whose amino-acid sequence MDILRGLNVYLIGMMGSGKTTVGELLAKKLHYRFLDTDAIIETLSNKTITQIFAEEGEASFRTLENDVLKEVSAYTRTVIATGGGIILRQDNWSHLRDGMVIWLDVPIDVLTERLAEDNTRPLLQEEDLVTKLTDLRQQREYLYQQADIIITVFDRDTPEDIVNKIFTEIPHHVKPEFNPDMN is encoded by the coding sequence ATGGATATTTTAAGAGGATTAAATGTTTATTTAATTGGTATGATGGGTTCGGGAAAAACTACCGTAGGTGAATTATTGGCTAAAAAGTTACATTATCGTTTTTTAGATACCGATGCCATTATTGAAACCCTTAGTAATAAAACCATTACGCAAATTTTTGCGGAGGAAGGGGAGGCTAGTTTTCGTACCTTAGAAAATGATGTGTTAAAAGAAGTTTCTGCTTATACTCGCACTGTTATCGCTACGGGGGGAGGTATCATTCTTCGTCAAGACAACTGGAGTCATTTACGGGATGGTATGGTGATTTGGTTAGATGTACCTATTGATGTTTTAACTGAAAGACTGGCAGAAGACAACACTCGCCCATTATTACAAGAAGAAGATTTAGTGACTAAATTGACGGATTTGAGACAACAGAGAGAGTATTTATATCAACAAGCTGATATTATTATTACTGTGTTCGATCGAGATACTCCAGAGGATATTGTTAATAAGATATTCACAGAAATTCCCCACCATGTGAAACCCGAATTTAATCCCGATATGAATTAA
- a CDS encoding alpha/beta hydrolase, producing the protein MSFFDRSFSRKLTAITLSLLSLGVLDIKKVYSADSIFFVYSPFIANLRVESLEQFALDGTVNQNLGFYLNLARVDEEQTALFRKALTTPVQVDPTLISRILNTYEGERLLNYFGSVINVRGGRNGRYILRGALVKAAMEKDGLSLMNVIQNISVDVQLNIRQVLRYVEQVNLVIEGSEFFATEIANLASIEAESAGNMDFSKLPDIRQQGSKAVTNTTLNLFDQKRNRRFYVELYQPQQLTANTPVIIFSHGLSSRPEDFASIAKHLASYGYVVAMPQHIGSDIKQTENFLAGFSRQIFILEEFIDRPLDITFLLDELTRLNPSQFGGNLNLDNVGVGGHSFGGYTALAVGGAKIDFDNLENACNLAFGNLNNALLLQCRALNLPRKDYDFRDTRVKAVFTVNAVNAAIFGAKGLNNVTIPTFVAAGSYDPATPFVFEQARTFPHINSTDTYFQLQEGQAHVDFSQLDAGITDLVNTVGNLTLPAPYLLESYTNSMALAFFQTHLQNDENYRVYLQSAYGKHLSEGQEFKTHIITDKSAPILQEKFAQFINNNYQLIFGTQLSKN; encoded by the coding sequence ATGAGCTTTTTCGATCGATCTTTTTCTCGTAAACTCACCGCTATAACTTTAAGTCTTCTCAGTTTAGGGGTATTAGACATTAAAAAAGTCTATTCTGCTGATAGTATTTTCTTTGTTTACAGTCCATTTATTGCTAACTTACGGGTAGAATCTTTAGAACAATTCGCCCTTGATGGTACAGTTAACCAAAATTTAGGTTTTTATCTCAATCTGGCTAGGGTTGATGAAGAACAAACTGCCTTATTCCGCAAAGCCTTAACTACTCCCGTACAAGTTGATCCTACTTTAATTTCTCGTATTTTGAACACTTATGAAGGGGAACGATTACTTAACTATTTTGGTTCAGTTATCAACGTAAGGGGAGGGCGTAATGGTAGATATATTCTTCGGGGAGCTTTAGTTAAAGCCGCTATGGAAAAAGACGGTTTAAGTTTAATGAATGTGATTCAGAATATATCCGTTGATGTTCAGCTTAATATCCGTCAAGTTTTAAGGTATGTAGAGCAAGTTAATTTAGTGATTGAAGGTAGTGAGTTTTTCGCCACGGAAATAGCTAATTTAGCCTCGATCGAAGCTGAATCTGCAGGTAACATGGACTTTAGTAAATTACCAGACATTCGTCAACAAGGCTCAAAAGCAGTTACTAACACCACCTTAAATCTATTTGATCAAAAAAGAAATCGCCGATTTTATGTGGAATTATATCAACCGCAACAGTTAACCGCAAATACCCCTGTCATTATATTTTCTCACGGTTTAAGTTCTCGTCCCGAAGATTTTGCCTCCATCGCCAAACATTTAGCCTCTTACGGTTATGTTGTCGCCATGCCTCAGCATATAGGTAGTGATATAAAACAAACCGAGAATTTTCTAGCAGGATTTTCCCGTCAAATATTTATCCTAGAAGAATTTATCGATCGACCTTTAGATATAACATTTTTATTAGACGAATTAACCCGTTTAAATCCCAGTCAATTTGGCGGTAACTTAAACTTAGACAATGTAGGAGTAGGGGGGCATTCCTTTGGCGGTTATACAGCCTTAGCAGTAGGAGGAGCAAAAATTGACTTTGACAACCTAGAAAATGCCTGTAATTTAGCCTTTGGCAATTTGAATAATGCCCTATTATTACAATGTCGTGCCTTAAATCTACCCAGAAAAGACTATGATTTTCGAGATACGAGAGTTAAAGCCGTTTTTACCGTTAATGCCGTCAACGCCGCCATTTTTGGGGCAAAAGGATTAAATAACGTCACTATACCCACTTTTGTGGCAGCAGGTAGCTACGATCCAGCGACTCCCTTCGTTTTTGAACAAGCACGAACTTTTCCCCATATTAACAGTACAGATACTTATTTTCAATTACAAGAAGGTCAAGCCCATGTGGACTTTTCCCAGTTAGATGCGGGTATTACAGACTTGGTGAATACCGTAGGCAATTTAACTCTTCCTGCACCCTACCTATTAGAAAGTTACACTAATTCTATGGCTTTAGCCTTTTTTCAAACCCACTTACAAAACGATGAAAATTACCGAGTTTATCTTCAATCAGCTTACGGGAAACATTTAAGCGAAGGGCAAGAATTTAAAACCCATATTATTACCGATAAATCAGCACCTATTCTACAAGAGAAATTTGCACAATTTATTAATAATAATTACCAATTAATTTTTGGCACACAACTTTCAAAAAATTAG